A genomic window from Arthrobacter sp. FW305-BF8 includes:
- a CDS encoding lysine N(6)-hydroxylase/L-ornithine N(5)-oxygenase family protein, whose amino-acid sequence MSTPSFSTPASSTSNKDRVYDFAGIGVGPFNLGLAALSEPIEGLDGVFLERRESFDWHPGMMLEPAHLQVPFMADLVTLADPTSPYSFLNFLKQTGRLYRFYIRENFYPLRAEYNQYCQWVAGQLPSVRFGTHVTEVTYDGGVYTLSVDGPAGPEVIRARRLVLGTGTSPYIPDACREILGSGGTVLHNADYLARKSELQQRRSITIVGSGQSAAEIYYELLQDIDVHGYQLNWVTRSGRFFPLEYTKLTLEMTSPEYVDYFHGLPQERRDSLIKNQKNLYKGINSELIDSIYDLLYTKSLSGMVDTRLLTHSTVTGAGWNASAGSHSLELAHGEQGTDYSLETEAVVLATGYAYREPAFLAGVQERIARDGAGRFAVQRNYSTGVEPGEIFVQNAELHTHGFVTPDLGMAAYRNSCILGEILGREVYPVERSIAFQEFGAPAAVSTNIEVPA is encoded by the coding sequence ATGAGCACGCCGTCATTCAGCACCCCTGCATCCAGCACCTCAAACAAAGACCGCGTTTACGACTTCGCCGGGATCGGCGTCGGGCCCTTCAACCTTGGGCTCGCGGCCCTGAGTGAACCCATTGAAGGCCTCGACGGCGTGTTCCTCGAGCGCCGCGAATCCTTCGACTGGCATCCCGGCATGATGCTGGAGCCGGCCCACCTGCAGGTACCGTTCATGGCGGACCTCGTGACGCTGGCGGATCCGACGTCACCATACTCATTCCTGAACTTCCTCAAGCAGACCGGGCGCCTCTACCGCTTCTACATCCGTGAAAACTTCTACCCCCTGCGGGCGGAGTACAACCAGTACTGCCAGTGGGTTGCCGGGCAGCTGCCTTCGGTCCGGTTTGGCACGCACGTCACCGAGGTGACGTACGACGGCGGCGTGTACACGCTTTCGGTGGACGGCCCGGCCGGGCCGGAGGTGATTCGTGCGCGCCGGCTGGTGCTCGGTACAGGAACATCACCCTACATCCCGGACGCGTGCCGCGAGATCCTGGGGTCCGGGGGAACGGTTCTCCACAACGCGGACTACCTGGCACGCAAGAGCGAACTCCAGCAGCGGCGCAGCATCACCATCGTGGGCAGCGGGCAGAGCGCGGCGGAGATCTACTACGAACTGCTGCAGGACATCGACGTGCACGGGTACCAGCTCAACTGGGTCACGCGCTCGGGCAGGTTCTTTCCGCTGGAATACACCAAGCTCACGCTGGAGATGACCTCGCCGGAGTACGTTGACTACTTCCACGGGCTCCCGCAGGAGCGGCGCGACTCGCTCATCAAGAACCAGAAGAACCTCTACAAGGGCATCAACTCCGAGCTCATCGATTCGATCTACGACCTCCTGTACACCAAGAGCCTCTCGGGCATGGTGGATACCCGGCTGCTCACGCATTCGACCGTGACAGGTGCCGGCTGGAATGCCTCCGCCGGCTCCCACTCCCTGGAGCTGGCCCACGGGGAGCAGGGCACGGACTACTCGCTGGAGACGGAGGCGGTGGTCCTGGCCACCGGATACGCGTACCGTGAGCCGGCGTTCCTGGCCGGCGTGCAGGAGCGCATTGCCCGGGACGGCGCAGGAAGGTTCGCCGTGCAGCGCAACTACAGCACCGGCGTCGAACCCGGCGAAATCTTCGTGCAGAACGCGGAACTCCACACCCACGGTTTCGTCACACCGGACCTCGGCATGGCCGCCTACCGCAACTCGTGCATCCTCGGGGAAATCCTGGGCCGCGAGGTCTATCCGGTGGAGCGCAGCATCGCTTTCCAGGAGTTCGGCGCACCCGCTGCAGTATCTACGAACATCGAGGTGCCCGCTTGA
- a CDS encoding GNAT family N-acetyltransferase, producing the protein MSFTFRCVDAAADAPLIHSWVTRRYASFWGMLNATVEDVVEEYSKIQSSGHHHALLGIDDGVPAFLMEEYLPESSPLSDVYTVQPGDIGMHLLVAPPQGTPRNGFTAGVMETVLDRLFQKPGVERVVVEPDARNTKIHVLNARLGFEPAGEVTLPDKQALLSFCTRESFHSARSSTPERQPTQGASL; encoded by the coding sequence TTGAGCTTCACGTTCCGCTGCGTCGACGCGGCTGCCGACGCCCCACTCATCCACAGCTGGGTCACCCGCCGGTACGCCTCCTTCTGGGGGATGCTGAACGCGACAGTCGAGGACGTCGTGGAGGAGTATTCCAAAATCCAGTCCAGCGGACATCACCACGCACTGCTGGGGATCGACGACGGCGTCCCCGCCTTCCTGATGGAGGAGTACCTGCCGGAGTCATCGCCGCTCTCGGACGTCTACACCGTCCAGCCCGGCGACATCGGCATGCACCTGCTGGTGGCTCCGCCGCAGGGGACGCCGCGCAACGGGTTCACTGCCGGCGTCATGGAGACCGTCCTGGACCGGCTCTTCCAAAAGCCCGGCGTGGAGCGCGTGGTGGTGGAGCCCGACGCCCGCAACACCAAGATCCACGTCCTCAACGCGCGGCTGGGCTTCGAGCCCGCCGGCGAGGTGACCCTTCCGGACAAGCAGGCCCTCCTGAGCTTCTGCACGCGCGAGTCGTTCCACTCCGCCCGTTCTTCTACCCCCGAACGCCAGCCAACCCAGGGAGCATCACTGTGA
- a CDS encoding IucA/IucC family protein, with amino-acid sequence MTTLEFESALTAGNAAAHLTPERWAAANRHLVRKALSEFSHERILVPEPVGDNESNCAGGYRVRSDDSTAEYRFSARVLQLDHWSIDASSITCSRNGEDAPLDALRFITEFSGTLGIRQEMLPVYLEEISSTLSSHAFKQWVGQPSSAELAAGVTRGADAATDFQAIERSMTEGHPCFVANNGRLGFGIGDYCAFAPEAGAPVQLEWIAVHRGKAVFTSSAGLSYTAHLEAELGTGALVFFDAELGALGLDPAEYFLMPVHPWQWENKLTVTFAAEIAQRRIVHLGIGADSYQAQQSIRTFFNTAAPEKTYVKTAMSVLNMGFMRGLSPQYMKATPAINDWLQDLIAGDGALQGRGLAMIREVAAIGYHNGYYEAAAAKGSPYRKMLSALWRESPLPLLKDGQQLATMASLLHVDAAGKPMVSALIEQSGLEPAAWLRQYFEAYLVPLVHCLYRYELAFMPHGENVILVLENGVPVRAVMKDIAEEIVVMGDRLDLPEAVSRIKVDIPDGDKVLSIFTDVFDCIFRFLAALLEEDGVLSGEEFWRTAAAAVRDYQGEHPELADQFVRHDLFAPDFELSCLNRLQLRNNQQMLDLADPSGGLQKAGRLANPLANFA; translated from the coding sequence GTGACCACCCTTGAATTCGAATCTGCCCTGACCGCAGGCAACGCGGCAGCCCACCTCACACCCGAACGCTGGGCTGCTGCCAACAGGCACCTGGTCCGCAAGGCGCTCTCCGAGTTCTCACATGAGCGGATCCTGGTTCCGGAGCCGGTGGGTGACAATGAGAGCAACTGTGCCGGCGGGTACCGGGTCCGGAGCGATGACAGCACCGCTGAATACCGCTTCTCGGCCCGGGTCCTGCAGCTGGACCACTGGTCCATCGACGCTTCCTCCATCACCTGCAGCCGCAACGGCGAGGACGCCCCGCTGGACGCGCTGCGCTTCATCACCGAGTTCTCCGGCACCCTCGGCATCCGCCAGGAGATGCTCCCGGTCTACCTTGAGGAGATCAGCAGCACGCTCTCCAGCCATGCGTTCAAGCAATGGGTGGGCCAACCGTCGTCGGCCGAACTGGCGGCCGGCGTGACCCGCGGCGCGGATGCAGCCACGGACTTCCAGGCGATTGAACGCAGCATGACCGAGGGGCATCCGTGCTTTGTGGCCAACAACGGCCGGTTGGGCTTCGGAATCGGTGACTACTGTGCCTTCGCCCCCGAGGCCGGAGCCCCGGTGCAGCTGGAGTGGATCGCGGTGCACCGCGGCAAAGCGGTCTTCACCTCCAGTGCAGGCCTGAGTTACACCGCCCATCTTGAAGCCGAACTGGGGACGGGCGCTTTGGTGTTCTTCGACGCCGAGCTCGGCGCCCTGGGCCTCGACCCGGCCGAGTACTTCCTGATGCCGGTGCATCCGTGGCAGTGGGAGAACAAGCTGACGGTCACATTCGCGGCCGAGATCGCGCAACGGCGCATCGTCCACCTCGGGATCGGGGCCGACAGCTATCAGGCGCAGCAGTCCATCCGCACGTTTTTCAACACCGCGGCGCCGGAGAAGACGTACGTGAAGACAGCCATGTCGGTCCTCAACATGGGGTTCATGCGCGGGCTGTCGCCGCAGTACATGAAGGCCACGCCGGCGATCAATGACTGGCTCCAGGACCTGATCGCCGGTGACGGGGCGCTCCAGGGCCGGGGGCTCGCCATGATCCGCGAAGTGGCGGCCATTGGTTATCACAACGGCTATTACGAGGCAGCCGCTGCGAAGGGATCGCCCTACCGCAAGATGCTGTCCGCGCTGTGGCGGGAGAGCCCGCTGCCGCTGCTCAAGGACGGGCAGCAGCTGGCCACCATGGCCTCGCTCCTGCACGTTGACGCCGCCGGCAAACCCATGGTGTCCGCGCTGATCGAGCAGTCGGGGCTGGAGCCTGCCGCGTGGCTGCGGCAGTACTTCGAGGCGTACCTCGTGCCGCTGGTGCACTGCCTGTACCGCTACGAGCTCGCGTTCATGCCCCACGGCGAAAACGTGATCCTGGTCCTTGAGAACGGCGTGCCGGTCCGCGCCGTCATGAAGGACATCGCCGAGGAGATTGTGGTGATGGGGGACAGGCTTGACCTGCCCGAAGCGGTGTCCCGGATCAAGGTGGACATTCCTGACGGGGACAAGGTCTTGTCCATCTTCACCGATGTGTTCGACTGTATCTTCCGTTTCCTTGCGGCCCTTCTGGAGGAAGACGGCGTGCTCAGCGGCGAGGAGTTCTGGCGCACGGCGGCGGCGGCGGTTCGCGACTACCAGGGTGAGCACCCGGAACTGGCGGATCAGTTTGTCCGCCATGATCTGTTCGCCCCGGACTTCGAGCTGTCCTGCCTGAACCGGCTGCAGCTGCGCAACAACCAGCAGATGCTCGATCTTGCCGACCCGTCCGGTGGCCTGCAGAAGGCGGGAAGGCTCGCGAATCCGCTGGCCAACTTCGCCTGA
- a CDS encoding SDR family NAD(P)-dependent oxidoreductase yields MTPNTARPTALVTGATAGLGAEFARQLGEQGNNLVLVARDTARLQATAEELQRRYGTTAEVLTADLTDDGGVAAVVGRLSDPARPVDVLVNNAGIGLLHNFDENSIEDEKKHLKLHVETSMELCHAALQGMLARGSGRIINVASVAAFLPRGSYSAAKAWLLSFSRWANLAYSPRGVKVTAVCPGFVHTEFHDRMGMDKSVAPGWTWLRPGRVVREALADNERGKAVSIPTKRYKVLAAVVRVVPDRFTAGPPRRPQEPGAGSAASG; encoded by the coding sequence ATGACGCCCAACACCGCCAGACCCACCGCCCTCGTCACCGGCGCCACCGCGGGACTGGGTGCAGAATTCGCCCGCCAGCTTGGCGAACAGGGGAACAACCTCGTGCTCGTGGCCCGCGACACGGCACGGCTGCAGGCCACCGCGGAGGAGCTGCAGCGGCGGTACGGAACAACGGCTGAGGTGCTGACCGCGGACCTGACCGACGACGGCGGCGTGGCCGCCGTCGTCGGGCGCCTTTCCGACCCCGCACGGCCGGTAGACGTACTGGTGAACAACGCCGGAATCGGGCTGCTGCACAACTTCGACGAGAACTCGATCGAGGACGAGAAGAAGCACCTGAAGCTGCACGTGGAGACGTCCATGGAACTCTGCCACGCCGCCCTTCAGGGCATGCTGGCGCGCGGTTCCGGCCGCATCATCAACGTGGCCAGCGTGGCGGCCTTCCTGCCCCGCGGCTCCTACTCGGCGGCGAAGGCGTGGCTGCTCAGCTTCAGCCGCTGGGCGAACCTCGCCTACTCGCCCCGCGGCGTGAAGGTGACCGCCGTCTGCCCCGGCTTTGTCCACACCGAGTTCCACGACCGGATGGGCATGGACAAGTCCGTGGCCCCGGGCTGGACCTGGTTGCGGCCAGGCCGTGTGGTGCGCGAAGCACTGGCGGACAATGAGCGCGGGAAGGCTGTTTCCATCCCGACCAAGCGCTACAAGGTGCTGGCCGCCGTCGTCCGCGTGGTGCCGGACAGGTTTACGGCCGGACCGCCGCGCCGGCCGCAGGAGCCTGGCGCCGGTTCCGCCGCGAGCGGATAA